cacaggggacatgagttcgagccctggtccaggaagatcccacataccgcggagcaactaagcccatgcgccacaactattgaacctgtgctctagagcctgcgagccacaacgactgagcccatgtgccacaactactgaagcccacgtgcctagagctcgtgaccggcaacaagagaagccgccgcaatgagaagcccgtgcaccacaatgacgagtagcccccgctcactgcaactagagaaaggctgcacgcagcaacgaagacccaacacggccaaaaataaataaatttatatataaaaaaaagaatggaatacaGAGTCATAGTTCCTTCTGCTCTGCCATGCCTGGCAGCAAGGTGTGTAGGGGGTAGGGCCCCAGCTCTGGGTGCAGAGAGAGTCAGCTTGAATGTGGGCTCAGCTATTTACTAACTCACTACAACCAGGgggcttacacaacagaaatggGTTGTCTCCCTGTTCTGGAGGGTAGACTGTGAGATCAAATTGATGGCTGGGCCAAACAGCCTCTGAAGATTCTAGGGAGGAATCTGTTCCAGACCTCTCTCCAGCATCTGGAGTTCCTTGGCTTGGGGGCccatcaccccaatctctgccttcttCTCATGGCTTTCTCCTCTCTTCACATCGCCTTCCTGCTGTGCATGTCCTTCCGGGTCCAGATTTCCCCTTTCTGTAAGGACACAGTTGTACTGGATTAGGGCGTGCCctagtgacctcatcttaactcgaTTATCTCggtaaagaccctgtttccaaataaggtcacattctgaggttctggggctCAGGATACCaatacatcttttttcttttctttttttttttttgtttggccgtgctgcgtgtcatgcgggatcttagttccctgaccagggatcaaacccgctcCCACTGCAgaggaagcgtggagtcttaaccactggaccaccagggaggtccctgacatattttttgaaggaacacattcaacccataacactgtCTTTACTAACAGAATTTGGGTGTTTACTGACTGTCTTAGAGCCCCAGTTTCCCCCATGTCAGATATGTATTGATTCTTAGGGTTTCGTATTTAAGGAGCCCCAGGGTTTGCCATGGCCTGCCTTTGCTATTGTCTCGCTTACCTTTGAAGGTGGAAGCCCCTCTGCATCGCTCAATCATCATTCAAGGTATGTAGTGGCCTTTGCCACTGCTCGGTGTGAGAACCCCCTTCCAAAGCCTGGAGTGAGCCTTCGCCTTACAGGTCTGGGTAGGAGGCAGGGACCACCTACCACTGCAGATGCTGAAAATGCCAACTATTTACTTTCTTGGCCTCCCTTGTAGCTGTGCAGCCGCAGCTGGTGCTGTCAGCTCACCAGTCAGCTCACCCAGTGACTGAGTTAACTCAAAAGCCTTTTAATAAACCTCCCCctactttttttaaactaaatcagCCAGAGTCTTTTCTATTGCTTGTAAATGAAAGCCTGGTTGGATACACCATGCAATCAGATGCTTCATTAGGAGAATGGTAGCAGCTTCCAGAGGGCGCACGCAGTGGGATGATTGGCATGGGAAGCAAGACACGACAGCGTTTTTCAAATCAGAAAGACTTGGACTTAACTCTCAGCTGTGCCACTTTGCCCGCTGAGAGGCTGTAAGAAAGTTAacaaacctctctgagcttcattatCCTCATCTGTCGAatggtgatgataataatgaGCTACTTCATAGAATCATTGGGGGGATTAAACGAGCAAGTGCACCTAAGACTTACTGTACGTTATGGTTAAgtgtatgtgtcaacttgactgggccctGGGGTatccaaacattattctggatgtgtcTGGGAGGGTGTTTCTACGTGAGATTAACATGTGATTCAGTAAACTGAGTAAagtagattgccctccctaatgtgggtgggtgTCATCCAATTAGTCGAAGGCCTGAACAGACTAGAAAGGCTGACCCTTCCTTGAGTAAGAGGCTGCACTGCCTcgagctgggacatccatctttTCCTGCCTCTTGGGCTCAAGCTGGTATACTTGCTCTTGGACGTTGAGACAGCAGTTTTCAGACCAGAGTCACACCATCAGCTCTCCCGGGTCTCCAATCTGCTGACGGCAGATCTTGGAACTTCTCAGCCTTCACTATCACGTGAGCCTTCCCTCATTCAGGAGCTCCTGCCAGTgaacaccgcaacgaagagtagcccccgctcgccgcaactagagaaagcccgtgcatagcaacgaagacccaacgcagccaaaaacaaataaattaattaaaaaaaaaaaaaacccaacaaatccATGTGAGTGTTTCCAGGCAAAATCTGTTTATATAAGTAAGCCTTGCTGTTAACagtgttcttccttttttttttttttggccacacagccaGGCATACAGGAtactagttccccaaccagggatcgaacccgtgtcccctgccgtggaagtgtggactcttaaacactggaccgccaggaaagtccctgttcTTCTGATTGAAATAGAGAATGCTGGTAAGAAATGGCAGTAAGTGTTTTACAAGTGTAACGCATTGGTCCTCACGAACATAAAACGATGCTCAGAGGAAATCATGCTTTACAATCTGCAAAGGAAGGAAGGCCACTTCCTCCCGGTCTCTGGGGTGTTTGCCTCTTCTGCTCAGCTCTGCGATCTGCACTCTCCGCTAACTTCGTCAACACCGTCACGTCTGGGTCAGCGTCTTATTTCACCTCGCAGACCCCCAGAGTCCCACCCACAAGGCGGCCCCCAGACCACTTGCTGGATTGAGTTCCCAGAGAAGGAATGTCATCCAGACACCACACCCTTCAGCACAGGGCCTTGCCTGAAGCAGGTTCTCAATAACCTGCAGGTAATTTGAAATCATGGGAGTCACTGCAGAGGTGCTCTTCACAAAGAGATGAGGGAAATCGAAAGTGAGGATacttgggagtttggggttagcagatgcaaactattatgtagagaatggataaacaacaaggtcgtactctagagcacagggaactatattcaatatcttgtgataaaccataatggaaaagaatacagggcttccctggtggcgcagtggttgagagtctgcctgccgatgcaggggacacgggttcgtgccccggtccgggaagatcccacatgccatggagcggctgggcccgtgagccatggccgctgagtctgcgtgtccggagcctgtgctccgcaacgggagaggccgcaacagtgagaggcccgcgtaccgcaaaaaaaaaaaaaaaaaaaaagaatacagaaaagaatgtatgtatatgtataactggatcacttggctggacagcagaaattaacacaacattgtaaatcaactatacttcaataaaataatttttttaaaaaagggatgaTACCTATTTTGCTCAAGTAGCCATGGTCTGGAGAACATTCTCTTTCCAATTCACCAAGAGGAAAAGAGCCACCTTTGACAGTTTGATAGAGGGCGCCCAGAATGTCTTTTGGGGGATGCTGTCATGTATGGGAGAGTCTCACAGATGCTATGGAGCTGAATTGGAGGAGGACACGTCTGGCCCTAACAAAGTTAATTTTCTACTGGACGGAGGTACCCGAGGGCATCCAAACATGAGGGATGACTATGTTTCATCCGGGTTTAGCAAATTTCTACTCTATGCTGAGATGTCTGCTATCACAACCCAATCATCACTTACATCATTTCACTCCTCCTTGAGCTCTGGCTAACTTAATGGTGTTTGGAAGATAattggggatttttttcccctatatcaCATCTTTCTCATGGAGTGTCAAAGTAGCTTGAGACGAATTTTAACAAAGTCTTTCAAAGTATCCCTCCTTTTGGAGACAGATCAAATGGTAAGAATAAATTATTAATCACACAAAGTATCTTCCCACTGTAAATTTGAATTGGTAACTTTGCATAATGAGAAGTTAAAGTTGCAACACATACAAGGGAAAAAAGCTACTCGAGCCCCACATTCATGACTAAACAGTCATCTGGTCTTTCCTATTTGCTCTTTTGTTCACTGCCACCTTCCACGCTACTTATTTTAATCCATTTCTTTAAATGGATATTACTAAACTTCAGAACTTCCCTTCACCTCAACACaagcaaaacaaatttatttccttctgttctaattgatttatttttccatcaTTCAAGTTTGCTTTTCATAGGTCACATGTGAAGTACAGCATGACTGCAGCATGTACAGTTGAGCCATTTGGATCCCGTCCATTCTTCTAGAACCTCACTGATAGGCACATGAATTAAATCATTCTGCAGTTGGAGGGCAGAATTAAAGTCGAGCCCTGACCGGAAGGAGAATGGGTGGTGCCAATGGAGAGACACTCAGGAATTTCAAGACAGAGTGAGGatggccgggggtggggtggtggtgaagAGAGACCAAGGATGCTGTAGCTCCTCCCCCCTTGTGAGGATGGAGGTGACCCTCACACTGATGATGACACCTTGGCGGTAAGGCAAACCCACCAAATGAAAATGCATAGACTGTCCTGTCCACAGCCACCTACGTTTTCAGTGTTCTGCCTAATGTTTCAGGAGTTCTGCCCCCGTCAGCAATATAATGACACCCAGGCCTCTGAAGGCTCTGTCCTCCCGGTTCTGGAGGGAAGAACCTGGCTCAGGGCCCAGCTTCCTCTCTAAGGGCTTCCTCGGGGCCCAGTCAAGCCCAAATCCTCAGATCCACCTCCCGACACAGAAATCTGACAACGTTCCCCCCGTAACTGTCTCCTGATAGCTCCAGCCTCCCCTCTTCTATGTCCAGCGCTGCTATCTCAGGACCGTTACAGGCATTCTCCAGGCACCTGACCCTCAAGAGACCCCGCTGCCATCAGGAGAGACACTGAGGTCCCCATGAGACACAGAGGCCAGGTGCTGTGCAGGGCCGGATCTGGGGACCAGAGAAGAGAAGAAGCTCTGTGGCCCTGGAAGTCAGTTTTTTGTGATGCTGAGGACGGGAGAACCCCTTTCTGCCCGAGCCCCTGAGGCTGCTACTCCCTCTGGCACTGCCCCATGACTCATCCTTTGGCCCCACTGGACCACACTGGGCTGGATCCTGGCAAGCGCAAGGGCCCTTCCCGTCCCCAAGCTCGCTCACGTGGAACAGAATCATAGGCTGCCTTGGGGCGTCTCCTGTGCTGTTCTGTAGCTGTTACATTATGACTGACCTTTTCCTCATGGGATGTTTGATCTCAGCTCCTTGAGGGCGGAAGAGCCCCGGCACCGGTGCCACCTGGGCACGCTCTGGGCGTGGCAGCAGTTAGGAGGGCCAGTTGCTCTCATGTCCACGCCTCAGTGTTAAGATGGGTGGTAGGAAGCAGGAATGGCTGATGATGGGAAGAACTCCTTTTGTGCTGAGAGTATGCAAAGAACAAGGAGAATTAGGCACGTTTTAAAACACAGTGGAATCCAAAACGATCCCCCCCCAAACAATAACAAAAGATAATGGAATCCAAAATATActtgttttcttatttggatACACCTTTAGATGTGAATGATCTAACATTATTAATCCTTTATGGCATTTTGGCTAGACACCCCCCAACTATAGGTAAGGGTGGTGTTTCCATCACAGGTCTGGACACAGTCAAGGGTAATGGTCTGCAGTGGCCAGAAGCTGCATGTGTCATTTCCTGTCACCGCTAATAAAGAACCTTCAACTACTGAGAACACCTCCTGTCCTCGTTCTGCAGAAGTGGCAAGTTGTTTCATTGTAATCTGCCACGGTTGTCCTTGGCACCAAAAACAATGTAGTCACTCacttattcatcaaatatttactgaaaacctACCAGCCTATGTGCAAGCACTGGGCTAGAAGCTTGGAATACAAAGTCATAAAATGCAGCGACTGCCCTCAAGCAGTGGTCCTTCCAATGGGGGTGACAAACAGCCTCATGAAAAGGTTGGGTTATAACACAAATGCTACAGGAATAGAGGAAGACTCAGAGGAGGCACCCCGGAGTTGAATGTAGCATGTGACTCGGGACTTGAAGGATCTTTTAGGTGGAGAATAGGACAAAATATTCAAGGGAGTAGTTCGTGCCAAGGCAGGGAGGCATGAAAGTACCTGGTGAAGAGTGAGAAAGTCAGAGCGTTCTGTTGGAATCGATCGTCAGCTGTGTGTGCGCATGCGCGCGCATTTGTTTTGCAAGGAGGGGATGATGAGCGTGGAGAGGTGGCAAATAATCTTGATTCCATGCCTCATTTATATTTTACCCGGCAGATAAGGGGAAACTAGCTGAGTTTTTTCAGTCATGGAAATAAGATGATCAGGGTTGGTTTTAGTAAGGTTGTCCTGGTGTGACGAAAGATTTAGAGCCAAGAAACCAGAGCCTCGCCCACACGCTTGCTTGCCCATCCAGGCACGAGCTGTAAAAGCCTGGATTAAGGCAAAGTGATGCTTTAGAGAAAAATAGGAGAGAGAATTGACAGACTGGGTGCGCCATTGGTTAGGGTAAAGGAGACAGAGAGGGATGGAGAATTTTCCGGCAACTCCAGGAAGGGTGCACTTACTGGCAATGGGAATGCTGGAaggagggttgtttttttaatactggtgGAGAGGATAAACTCCCATTTACACcaataaataataatgttattCATGTCATAATTTTTTAGCATCTGTGCACAATGAACCCCTTCCGCTGAAAATCACATGGTGTCAGTTTCATGCCCGGGGCAAAGTGCCCTAATTAAAGACATCCTGCAGTTACTCAaatccctttcctcctccacagactgtcctttctcccacACCAGATTCCCTCTGCATCAACCCCTCCCCGCAGGAGCCACCAATCAGAGTTCAGACTGGGGGTAAGCCTGGAGCAGTTCTGGGCTCTGGTGCAAGTATGATTTctataaaaagacatttaaaaacaagGAGCAATGTTGCCATTTGCCTTTAATGGAAAAGTGGCTAGcagttacagttttaaaaaaatcttttattaaaaaaacaactatccaACTTCTAGGCAATCACCGTTTgaattttcagaaataaacataCACTTGAAAACTAATagtttgtataaaaataaactctgaaTGTGATTAAAAAGGGTGACCCCCAGTCTTCTCAGCTGCATGAATGCCTGATAAAAAGGGGACGAGTCCATCCAGTGCAGATGGGTCTACCCCAGGGTGGAGGGGGCCTTGGCCTTGGAGGAAAGAGCTTGCTTGAAGCGCCTCTTCAGGTCCTGCATGTTGGGAGAACGTGGCCGGGGGATGATGGagactctcctcctctccccaccgaGGCTGTGCAGCTTGCTCACTTCTTTGCACAGATGCTGAAACACATCACAGACATCTTCGTAGTTTTCACTGGTGGAAATTTCCAGGAACAGGCTGCCCAGCTCGTTGGCCAGTTGGATGCCGTCACGGGTCTGCACCTGTCGGGCGTGCAGAAGGTCCCCCTTGTTGCCCACGATGATGACGGGGGCTTTAGAGTCGGGGTGGACCTTCCGGATGTGCTGGTACAGGGGGCGGATGGACAGGTAGCTGTCATAGTCCGTGATGGAATAGACCAGCAGGAAGCCCTCTGCCCACTGCATGCACTTGGACAGGGAGTCGACTGCCGGGCTGAGGCTGTCTTGGACCTGAAAAGAGCAAAGTGAGACCGGATCAAGGAAGCTCTCGGTGGGAGAAACTGGAAAGAACATCAAAGCCACCCTTGAAAAAAACGTT
The genomic region above belongs to Pseudorca crassidens isolate mPseCra1 chromosome 18, mPseCra1.hap1, whole genome shotgun sequence and contains:
- the RASL11A gene encoding ras-like protein family member 11A, whose protein sequence is MRPPTMSGHFLLAPIPESSSDYLLPKDIKLAVLGAGRVGKSAMIVRFLTKRFIGDYEPNTGKLYSRLVCVEGDQLSLQIQDTPGGIQVQDSLSPAVDSLSKCMQWAEGFLLVYSITDYDSYLSIRPLYQHIRKVHPDSKAPVIIVGNKGDLLHARQVQTRDGIQLANELGSLFLEISTSENYEDVCDVFQHLCKEVSKLHSLGGERRRVSIIPRPRSPNMQDLKRRFKQALSSKAKAPSTLG